A single region of the Thermococcus zilligii AN1 genome encodes:
- a CDS encoding site-2 protease family protein yields MPRGIYECVNCGHREVIDSSEPLLEKACPKCGGDMVLVGFSVEVGETAPRPALPAEVEAKVREFYSAEPLEFREGVFTFEVREIIKDDFERFLGEIEGHGYWAALKKFDGRVLLYVFPAGEIKGDNPRIGVLLFIATLLSTLWAGYVLALNYIGTLDEFGLPGYRNPYVIGLAFSMSVLGILGTHELGHKIAASLHNVRATFPYFIPFPNLLGTLGAVIRVKSPVPTRKAAIDLGVSGPLAGIMVAIPVTAVGLRLSTFVPVSAFQSLPGEGIYFGTNLLFEILQRALLNPPSGDYVLLLHPVAIAGWVGVLVTFLNLIPAAQLDGGHVARAFMSEGLHRQFTWGMGLFLVVMSYFWAGWFLWALLILFIGSAGNPGALDEVSPIPASRKLLALLAAILFVLTATPVPFYTG; encoded by the coding sequence ATGCCGAGGGGAATTTACGAGTGCGTTAACTGCGGCCATAGGGAGGTCATCGACTCCAGCGAACCACTCCTGGAAAAAGCCTGCCCTAAGTGCGGGGGCGACATGGTGCTCGTGGGCTTTTCGGTGGAGGTGGGGGAGACTGCCCCCCGTCCCGCGCTTCCGGCGGAGGTTGAGGCGAAGGTCCGGGAGTTCTATTCCGCCGAACCCCTCGAATTCAGGGAGGGAGTTTTCACGTTTGAGGTCAGGGAAATCATCAAAGACGACTTCGAGAGGTTTCTGGGCGAGATAGAGGGCCATGGTTACTGGGCGGCTTTGAAAAAGTTCGATGGAAGAGTCCTCCTCTACGTATTCCCCGCGGGGGAGATCAAAGGGGACAACCCCCGGATAGGCGTGCTGCTCTTTATAGCAACGCTCCTCTCAACGCTCTGGGCTGGATACGTCCTTGCCCTCAACTACATCGGAACCCTCGACGAGTTCGGCCTTCCCGGCTACAGAAATCCCTACGTGATAGGCCTGGCCTTCTCCATGAGCGTTTTGGGGATACTCGGAACCCACGAGTTAGGGCACAAGATAGCGGCCTCACTCCACAACGTCAGGGCAACGTTCCCCTACTTCATACCCTTCCCCAACCTGCTCGGAACCCTCGGAGCTGTCATAAGGGTAAAGTCCCCCGTCCCGACAAGAAAAGCCGCGATCGACCTGGGGGTTAGCGGGCCCCTGGCCGGGATCATGGTCGCAATACCCGTGACGGCAGTGGGGCTGAGGCTTTCCACCTTCGTTCCCGTCAGCGCTTTCCAGTCGTTGCCGGGGGAAGGGATATACTTCGGCACAAACCTCCTGTTTGAGATCCTCCAGAGGGCCCTCCTCAACCCGCCTTCGGGGGACTACGTGCTCCTCCTGCACCCTGTTGCCATAGCCGGCTGGGTCGGGGTTCTCGTTACTTTCCTGAACCTGATCCCCGCGGCACAGCTCGACGGGGGGCACGTAGCGAGGGCCTTCATGAGCGAAGGGCTCCACCGCCAGTTCACGTGGGGGATGGGGCTCTTCCTGGTGGTCATGAGCTACTTCTGGGCCGGGTGGTTCCTCTGGGCCCTGCTGATCCTGTTCATCGGAAGCGCCGGAAACCCGGGGGCTTTGGATGAGGTCTCACCGATACCGGCAAGCAGAAAACTCCTGGCCCTCCTGGCGGCAATCCTCTTTGTGCTGACCGCCACGCCGGTCCCATTTTACACGGGCTGA
- a CDS encoding DUF126 domain-containing protein, translating into MKLKGRKISGGKAEGELIVSQKPLSFLGGVDPETGIVTDAESDIRGQSIAGKILAFPRGKGSTVGSYIIYALKKNGKAPEAIIVGEAETIVATGAIIAGIPMVDGIDVSKLKSGARARVDAEKGEVEVEE; encoded by the coding sequence ATGAAGCTCAAAGGGAGAAAGATATCCGGGGGAAAGGCGGAGGGGGAGCTCATAGTTTCGCAGAAGCCCCTCTCCTTCCTCGGGGGGGTTGACCCCGAGACTGGAATCGTCACCGACGCTGAGAGCGACATAAGGGGGCAGAGCATAGCCGGGAAGATACTTGCCTTCCCGCGCGGGAAGGGCTCAACGGTCGGCTCCTACATCATCTACGCCCTCAAGAAGAACGGGAAGGCGCCGGAGGCGATAATCGTCGGCGAGGCCGAGACCATAGTGGCAACGGGGGCGATAATAGCGGGAATCCCGATGGTGGACGGTATAGACGTGTCGAAGCTGAAGAGCGGGGCCCGGGCCAGGGTTGATGCGGAGAAGGGGGAAGTTGAGGTCGAGGAGTGA
- a CDS encoding aconitase X catalytic domain-containing protein, whose translation MYLTKEEELVLAGEYGYALQKAMEILVALGDIYGADRLIPIKSAQIAGVSYKNLGEAGLEFLRDFVNAGARVSVYTTLNPAGIGGEEFMEKQREVLELYRRMGVEVTSTCTPYYGANLPKFGDNLAWSESSAVIFANSVIGARTNREGGPSSLAAAIVGKTPNYGLHLEENRKATVIVDVQAKVKTSVDYAALGYHLGRALGNDVPYLRGVKPKNTEFLKGMGAAMAASGSIALYHVDGETPEHKDAIADKLETITVEEGEVKAVKEQFRDDWSDIDMILIGCPHASLQEVKEIAELLAMRGRPLKIPLFITASRAVKALADALGYTEVIERYNGRIIADSCFVVSPVKGWYRGIATNSGKSAFYFRSFGFNVRLDDVENLIKEAP comes from the coding sequence ATGTACCTGACGAAGGAGGAGGAGCTTGTCTTAGCGGGCGAATACGGCTACGCCCTCCAGAAGGCGATGGAGATACTGGTCGCCCTCGGTGACATTTACGGGGCGGACAGGCTGATTCCCATCAAGAGCGCCCAGATCGCCGGCGTTTCCTACAAAAACCTCGGCGAAGCAGGGCTCGAGTTCCTGCGCGACTTTGTAAACGCAGGGGCCAGGGTCAGCGTCTACACAACGCTGAACCCTGCAGGAATAGGCGGTGAGGAGTTCATGGAAAAGCAGAGGGAAGTGCTCGAGCTCTACAGGAGGATGGGGGTTGAGGTCACGTCAACCTGCACCCCCTACTACGGGGCGAACCTGCCGAAGTTCGGGGATAACCTGGCCTGGAGCGAGAGCTCGGCGGTGATCTTCGCAAACTCCGTAATCGGGGCAAGGACAAACAGGGAGGGCGGGCCTTCGAGTTTGGCCGCAGCAATAGTCGGGAAGACCCCCAACTACGGTCTCCACCTCGAAGAGAACAGAAAAGCCACAGTTATAGTCGATGTCCAGGCAAAGGTGAAGACCTCCGTCGATTATGCGGCCCTCGGCTACCACCTCGGGAGGGCCCTCGGAAACGATGTCCCCTATCTGCGCGGGGTAAAGCCCAAAAATACCGAGTTCCTCAAAGGGATGGGTGCGGCGATGGCCGCGAGCGGTTCAATAGCCCTCTACCACGTCGACGGCGAGACGCCGGAGCACAAAGATGCAATAGCGGATAAGCTGGAAACGATAACCGTCGAAGAGGGCGAGGTCAAAGCCGTTAAGGAGCAGTTCAGGGACGACTGGAGCGATATCGACATGATCCTGATAGGTTGCCCCCACGCTTCCCTGCAGGAGGTGAAGGAGATAGCGGAGCTCTTGGCCATGCGAGGAAGGCCCCTGAAGATACCTCTCTTCATAACCGCCAGCAGGGCGGTGAAGGCTTTGGCGGACGCGCTCGGCTATACTGAAGTGATAGAGCGCTACAATGGCAGGATAATAGCTGATTCCTGCTTCGTTGTTTCGCCGGTAAAAGGATGGTACAGGGGAATAGCGACCAACAGCGGGAAGAGCGCCTTCTACTTCCGCTCCTTCGGCTTCAACGTGAGGCTGGACGATGTAGAAAACCTCATCAAAGAGGCCCCGTGA
- a CDS encoding HTH domain-containing protein — protein sequence MRLVYISAESASVEDGAGRFMEKLKTARGGAGWYIVSAQLNITFGAFMHISALLLVDESKTGGDLAVVHSTGGGREAAVLGVIEKLNPVIQNAEVVSFKVGTYTTPVTRRTYAVGIVAYNRPALQASEVSRTDDRRELLAHVLSLFDYNPKVLNVSELARIFGVSRDTIYYDIQRILEEKKRDQPV from the coding sequence ATGAGACTGGTGTACATCTCCGCCGAATCAGCGAGCGTTGAAGATGGGGCAGGCCGTTTCATGGAGAAACTTAAAACCGCCAGGGGCGGAGCCGGCTGGTATATAGTCTCTGCACAGCTCAACATCACTTTCGGCGCGTTTATGCACATATCTGCACTTCTCCTTGTGGACGAGTCGAAGACCGGCGGCGACTTGGCGGTTGTCCATTCCACCGGGGGCGGAAGGGAGGCCGCTGTCCTTGGCGTTATTGAGAAGCTGAACCCCGTTATACAGAACGCGGAAGTTGTCTCCTTCAAGGTCGGAACCTATACAACGCCGGTCACCAGGAGGACTTACGCCGTTGGAATCGTGGCCTACAACAGGCCCGCGCTCCAGGCCTCGGAGGTTTCAAGGACAGATGACCGGAGGGAGCTTCTGGCCCACGTCCTTTCCCTCTTCGATTACAACCCTAAAGTCCTCAACGTCTCAGAACTCGCCAGGATCTTTGGCGTCTCCAGGGATACGATCTACTACGACATCCAGCGGATATTAGAGGAAAAGAAGCGGGATCAGCCCGTGTAA
- a CDS encoding class III signal peptide-containing protein yields MKRKAQGAIEYLFMIAAALVIILIVVRQLQGRGETAKQIANQTENQINQTLQNMQQNG; encoded by the coding sequence ATGAAGAGGAAGGCCCAGGGTGCGATCGAGTACCTGTTTATGATTGCAGCGGCGCTGGTTATAATCTTGATAGTCGTCAGGCAGCTCCAGGGTAGGGGAGAGACTGCAAAGCAAATTGCTAACCAGACTGAGAACCAGATTAACCAAACTCTCCAGAACATGCAGCAGAACGGCTGA
- a CDS encoding aldehyde ferredoxin oxidoreductase family protein yields the protein MKGYAGKLLDVNLSTESVKTVELSEDMLRFYGGRGLGTYILWRELGERWEEIDPLGEENLLLILTGPLTGYYPGIKTAVVAKSPESNGVVGSVLSSEVGIELKSAGYDGIIIRGKAREPVYLFISDDDVEIRDASKYWGMGGLELHRTLLKEVHDELREGARLKGIPKEPAMMYIGRGGEERVRFAAVMSKLMHAAGYGGFGAVMGSKNLKAVLVKGNKALPEVHDPEKFKTMLREFQRELLTLTTFRQWGTGAGGYSVGKDRSSQPIRNWQEEYHDDGRISVVNFELRAWVKKYWADYGCPVNCMKISYLRYGPYKGAITDAPDYELMAYMGTNLGIFEPEKVVYLSYLVDELGLDGINAGNVLGFAAELYQRGILTEEDIGFRLEWGDEKAFARLLELIVNGEGIGKVLAEGTYRAAKRISEMKGVDVTRYAVHVKGIGVGAHGVRSGLDYTRDISYAVSVQGGDHTAAAGLPARSYEGELVNAFYDSAVVCMFTAKPGFERIIEFGNAVTGFELTPEKWLNEVGLRILHLQRILLLLGGPDVYWGPEDDDNPPRFYEPLPSGPAKGSAPGREEIKAKVRQYYEEIGYDEHGIPREDILEELGLGEARREVKRIRKRLGL from the coding sequence ATGAAGGGCTACGCTGGAAAGCTTCTTGATGTCAACCTGAGCACGGAAAGCGTGAAGACCGTCGAGCTGAGCGAAGACATGCTCCGCTTCTACGGCGGCAGGGGGCTCGGCACTTACATCCTCTGGAGGGAGCTCGGCGAGAGGTGGGAGGAGATTGACCCGCTCGGCGAGGAGAACCTCCTCCTGATCCTCACGGGCCCGCTGACGGGCTACTATCCGGGAATAAAAACCGCGGTGGTTGCTAAATCTCCGGAGAGCAACGGCGTGGTAGGAAGCGTCCTGAGCAGTGAAGTTGGAATAGAACTCAAGAGCGCGGGCTACGACGGGATAATAATCCGCGGAAAGGCCAGGGAGCCAGTTTACCTGTTCATAAGCGACGACGATGTGGAAATCCGGGACGCCTCAAAGTACTGGGGCATGGGGGGCCTCGAGCTCCACAGGACCCTGCTGAAGGAAGTCCACGACGAGCTGAGAGAGGGGGCCAGGCTGAAGGGTATCCCCAAGGAGCCGGCGATGATGTACATTGGAAGGGGCGGGGAGGAGAGGGTAAGGTTTGCCGCCGTAATGAGCAAGCTGATGCATGCCGCTGGCTACGGCGGCTTTGGGGCCGTCATGGGGAGCAAGAACCTCAAGGCGGTTTTAGTCAAGGGGAACAAAGCTCTCCCCGAAGTCCACGACCCGGAGAAGTTCAAAACAATGCTCCGCGAGTTCCAGAGGGAGCTTTTGACCCTCACCACCTTCCGGCAGTGGGGGACTGGGGCGGGCGGCTACAGCGTCGGTAAAGACCGCTCGAGCCAGCCGATCAGGAACTGGCAGGAGGAGTACCACGACGACGGGAGGATAAGCGTGGTGAACTTCGAGCTCAGGGCCTGGGTGAAGAAGTACTGGGCCGACTACGGCTGTCCGGTCAACTGCATGAAGATATCCTACCTCCGCTACGGGCCGTATAAAGGCGCAATAACAGACGCGCCGGACTACGAGCTCATGGCCTACATGGGCACCAACCTCGGAATATTCGAGCCCGAAAAGGTTGTCTACCTCTCCTACCTCGTTGATGAGCTCGGCCTCGACGGTATCAACGCGGGCAATGTCCTCGGCTTCGCCGCGGAGCTCTACCAGAGGGGAATCCTAACGGAGGAGGACATAGGCTTCAGGCTCGAATGGGGCGATGAAAAAGCTTTCGCGAGGCTCCTTGAGCTGATAGTTAATGGAGAGGGCATCGGAAAAGTCCTCGCCGAAGGAACCTACCGCGCGGCGAAGCGCATCTCGGAGATGAAGGGCGTGGATGTCACGCGCTACGCCGTCCACGTCAAGGGGATTGGAGTAGGCGCCCACGGCGTCAGGAGCGGCCTTGACTACACGAGGGACATAAGCTACGCCGTTTCCGTCCAGGGGGGCGACCACACGGCAGCCGCTGGGCTGCCGGCGAGGAGCTACGAGGGCGAGCTGGTGAATGCCTTCTACGACTCCGCCGTTGTGTGCATGTTTACAGCCAAGCCGGGCTTTGAGAGGATCATCGAGTTCGGAAACGCGGTTACGGGCTTTGAGCTGACGCCGGAGAAATGGCTCAACGAGGTGGGTTTGAGAATACTCCACCTCCAGAGGATCCTTCTCCTCCTCGGAGGGCCCGACGTTTACTGGGGCCCGGAGGACGACGACAACCCGCCGAGGTTCTACGAGCCCCTCCCGAGCGGCCCGGCGAAGGGGAGCGCACCGGGCAGGGAGGAGATAAAGGCCAAGGTAAGGCAGTACTACGAAGAGATAGGCTATGACGAGCACGGGATTCCGAGGGAAGACATCTTAGAGGAGCTCGGCCTTGGTGAAGCAAGGCGCGAGGTGAAGCGCATAAGAAAGCGCCTCGGCCTCTGA
- a CDS encoding MoaD/ThiS family protein translates to MRVTLILYGEHALKHGPRKELEVEEGKRVSELLRELGISPGEHHVLVNERKVDDCRLKDGDVVKVLPVVYGG, encoded by the coding sequence ATGAGGGTAACCCTGATACTCTACGGCGAGCACGCCCTGAAGCACGGCCCGCGGAAGGAGCTTGAGGTGGAAGAGGGAAAGAGGGTGAGCGAGCTTCTCAGGGAGCTCGGGATAAGCCCGGGTGAACACCACGTCCTGGTGAACGAGAGGAAGGTTGACGACTGCAGGCTCAAGGACGGGGACGTCGTCAAGGTGCTCCCCGTTGTTTACGGGGGCTGA
- a CDS encoding dihydrodipicolinate synthase family protein — translation MRGVIVPLVTPFNEDYSIDVSALEEHVEYLQEAGVHGIFINATTGEFTSLSHEERKFLAEKGRELVTSAFYLVGTASPNTLEVIELTRHAQDIGADCAVIAPPYYCPLREEALFKHYSMIAEKTEIPIILYNIPSCASPLSVQLIKRLALEYSSIAGVKETIDSVNHVRDVILEVRGERKDFKVFTGLDQHFLSTLTLGGDGGIMACANFAPEIHLAVWRAFQEKRFEEALEGARKLAKLSKVYDLASSFGSAIKLAMSVRGFSIKPVLRPPYVADGEEVREKIRGLLKEVLG, via the coding sequence ATGCGCGGCGTTATAGTCCCCCTGGTTACACCTTTCAACGAGGACTACTCCATAGACGTTTCTGCCCTCGAGGAGCACGTGGAGTACCTCCAGGAGGCCGGCGTCCACGGGATATTCATCAACGCTACAACCGGTGAGTTCACGAGCCTCAGTCACGAAGAGAGGAAGTTTCTGGCTGAGAAGGGGCGCGAGCTCGTCACTTCGGCCTTCTACCTCGTGGGGACGGCATCCCCGAACACTCTGGAAGTCATTGAACTCACAAGGCACGCCCAGGACATAGGGGCGGACTGCGCGGTCATAGCGCCGCCATACTACTGCCCCCTGAGGGAAGAGGCGCTCTTCAAGCACTACTCGATGATAGCCGAAAAAACGGAGATCCCGATAATACTCTACAACATCCCCTCCTGCGCCAGCCCCCTGAGCGTCCAGCTTATCAAACGCCTCGCCCTCGAGTACTCAAGCATTGCCGGCGTTAAGGAGACGATAGACAGTGTAAACCACGTCAGGGACGTCATTCTCGAGGTCAGGGGCGAGAGGAAGGACTTTAAGGTTTTTACCGGCCTCGACCAGCACTTCCTGAGCACTCTAACCCTCGGCGGTGACGGCGGGATAATGGCCTGCGCCAACTTCGCCCCCGAGATACACCTCGCGGTGTGGAGAGCTTTTCAGGAGAAGCGCTTTGAAGAGGCCCTCGAAGGGGCGAGAAAGCTGGCGAAGCTCTCGAAGGTCTACGATTTAGCGTCTTCCTTCGGCTCGGCGATAAAGTTAGCAATGTCCGTCAGGGGCTTCTCGATAAAACCCGTCCTGAGGCCGCCTTACGTCGCGGACGGCGAAGAAGTGAGGGAAAAGATAAGGGGGCTGTTAAAGGAGGTGCTGGGCTGA
- the prf1 gene encoding peptide chain release factor aRF-1 codes for MSHKSAEMYELKKKVEELKGYRGRATELVSLYIPAGYDINKVMQQLREEYGTAQNIKSKSTRKNVLGALERAMQHLKLYRQTPENGLALFVGNVSEQEGVSDIKLWAIVPPEPLNVRLYRCDQTFVTEPLEEMLRVKDAYGLITVEKNEATIGLLRGKRIEVIDELTSNVPGKTRAGGQSARRYERIREQETHEFMKRIGEHANNAFLPLLEKGELRGIIVGGPGPTKEEFVGGDYLHHELQKKIIGVVDISYSGEYGLKELVEKASDILKDHEAIRERHLVQDFFRHIVKDTGMVTYGENEVRKALELGAVDTLLISEGYDRVRVHAKCNNCGWEEKKTMSRPEFHVYRKKLTHCPKCGSQNISFDEWDVAEELIKIAEEAGSNVEVISLDTEEGQQFYKAFGGIGAFLRYKIR; via the coding sequence ATGTCTCATAAGTCCGCTGAGATGTACGAACTCAAAAAGAAGGTCGAGGAGCTCAAAGGCTATCGAGGGCGGGCAACCGAGCTGGTCAGCCTTTACATTCCTGCCGGCTATGACATAAACAAGGTCATGCAGCAGCTCAGGGAAGAGTACGGTACTGCCCAGAACATAAAGAGCAAGTCAACCCGAAAGAACGTCCTGGGCGCCCTGGAAAGGGCGATGCAGCACCTTAAACTTTACAGGCAGACGCCTGAGAACGGTCTCGCCCTCTTCGTCGGAAACGTCAGCGAGCAGGAGGGAGTTAGCGACATAAAGCTCTGGGCAATAGTCCCCCCCGAGCCGCTCAATGTGAGGCTCTATCGATGTGACCAGACCTTCGTCACCGAACCCCTCGAAGAGATGCTCCGCGTTAAAGATGCCTACGGCCTCATAACCGTCGAAAAGAACGAGGCTACCATCGGCTTACTCCGCGGGAAGAGGATTGAGGTGATTGATGAGCTCACCTCCAACGTCCCCGGAAAGACCCGCGCCGGAGGTCAGTCGGCCAGGCGTTACGAGAGGATCAGGGAGCAGGAGACCCACGAGTTCATGAAGCGCATAGGCGAGCACGCCAACAACGCCTTCCTCCCGCTCCTTGAGAAGGGCGAGCTGAGGGGCATAATCGTGGGGGGCCCGGGGCCGACCAAGGAGGAGTTCGTTGGAGGGGACTACCTCCACCACGAGCTCCAGAAGAAGATAATAGGCGTAGTTGACATAAGCTACAGCGGCGAGTACGGCCTCAAGGAGCTCGTAGAGAAGGCCAGCGACATCCTCAAAGACCACGAGGCGATAAGGGAGCGCCACCTCGTCCAGGACTTCTTCAGGCACATCGTCAAGGACACCGGGATGGTAACCTACGGTGAGAACGAGGTCAGGAAGGCGCTCGAGCTTGGGGCTGTTGATACGCTCCTCATCAGCGAGGGCTACGACCGTGTCAGGGTTCACGCGAAGTGCAACAACTGCGGCTGGGAAGAGAAAAAGACCATGAGCAGGCCGGAGTTCCATGTCTACAGGAAGAAGCTCACCCACTGTCCAAAGTGCGGCAGTCAGAACATCAGCTTCGACGAGTGGGACGTCGCCGAGGAGCTCATAAAGATTGCCGAGGAAGCGGGCTCAAACGTTGAGGTCATCTCCCTCGACACGGAGGAAGGCCAGCAGTTCTACAAGGCCTTCGGCGGAATCGGTGCCTTCCTGAGGTACAAGATAAGGTGA
- a CDS encoding 4Fe-4S dicluster domain-containing protein, whose amino-acid sequence MGDGERLWILVTPDRCSGCRLCEIACSLEHEGIIWPEASRIRVYELLPGVNVPHTCVQCPDYPCVNACKFGALSVDEATGAVRVNEEKCVECGACVLACPGNVPRIPPGRGSVVICDLCNGEPRCVEVCREAGHDALTLVRGNYRSVYRTFAKDPIEKGAELARKVFGEEFAGW is encoded by the coding sequence ATGGGTGACGGGGAAAGGTTGTGGATTCTGGTAACTCCCGACAGGTGCAGCGGCTGCAGGCTCTGCGAGATAGCCTGTTCCCTGGAGCACGAGGGGATAATATGGCCCGAGGCTTCCCGCATCAGGGTGTACGAGCTCCTTCCAGGCGTCAACGTCCCACACACCTGCGTCCAGTGCCCGGATTACCCGTGTGTGAACGCGTGCAAATTCGGTGCGCTGAGCGTGGATGAAGCAACCGGTGCCGTGAGGGTGAACGAGGAGAAGTGCGTCGAGTGCGGTGCCTGCGTTTTAGCATGCCCGGGCAACGTCCCGAGGATTCCGCCGGGCAGGGGTAGCGTCGTGATATGCGACCTCTGCAACGGAGAGCCCAGGTGCGTGGAGGTCTGCCGCGAGGCGGGCCATGACGCTTTAACGCTCGTCAGGGGCAACTACCGCTCTGTTTACAGGACTTTCGCGAAAGACCCCATCGAGAAGGGCGCCGAGCTGGCGAGGAAGGTCTTCGGGGAGGAGTTCGCGGGGTGGTAG
- a CDS encoding pro-sigmaK processing inhibitor BofA family protein has product MKMLELLILLILLVAVGYIVIKLTLAVLRWLAVNAITGLLLLGVLNFLGITHIPLNLVNFLIIAVGGVVGVFILILLSLI; this is encoded by the coding sequence ATGAAAATGCTGGAACTTTTGATCCTTCTTATCCTCCTGGTAGCGGTTGGCTACATAGTAATAAAGCTGACGCTGGCGGTTCTCAGGTGGTTGGCTGTAAACGCGATAACCGGGCTCCTGCTCCTCGGAGTCCTTAACTTCCTCGGAATCACCCACATCCCGCTCAACCTGGTCAACTTCCTGATAATAGCCGTTGGGGGCGTGGTCGGGGTTTTCATTTTAATTCTGCTGTCCCTCATTTGA
- a CDS encoding arginine--tRNA ligase gives MAYADVLEGVKSALRDALGEMLIEAGKEWDGEITFDDTPSPELGDFGTAVAFQLAKVFRKAPKLIAEELVARLNGRLPEEIAEVKAVNGYINFYLDYERFGRKLVGEILEKGAAYGEKDIGKGRKVIVEHTSVNPTKPLHMGHARNAVLGDTMARIMRKLGYTVEVQNYIDDLGVQFAQVLWGYLNLKEEFERIEAGLREKGLKEDFIDHTLGLLYVEVNRRIEENPGVDRQVRELMKKLEEGDSGIAETGRKLAERVVKAQMLTTYRMGITYDLLSWESDIVKSGIFGEAYGLLEANENFFWAEEGKYKGAFVMDLRKLFPDMKNPFLVLRRSDGTATYTGKDIAYHLWKFGKVKADMLYKPWDRKGDHETWTTAPDGEEMPGKFGRADIVINVIGAEQKHPQMAIKYALQLLGFEDSAKNFYHLAYEHVVRPEGSFSGRKGTWVGFTVDEVLNEAVQRARELVEQKNPGLSEEEKDEIAEAVGVGAVRFNLVKYSPDKIITFRWEDVLNFEGESAPYIQYAHARCASIIKKAEESGINTDWRSLLEKADFSKLTLREKELIKLLTRFPEVVEQAGKDVKPHLVPAYLNELASLFNRFYMDHPVLKAEEGIVEERLLLVMAVKQVLRNGLELLGIEAPEKM, from the coding sequence ATGGCCTACGCAGACGTTTTAGAAGGGGTAAAGTCCGCCCTTCGGGATGCCCTCGGGGAAATGCTCATCGAGGCCGGAAAAGAGTGGGACGGCGAGATAACCTTTGACGACACCCCAAGCCCCGAGCTCGGCGACTTTGGAACTGCGGTGGCTTTCCAGCTGGCGAAGGTTTTCAGGAAGGCGCCAAAGCTCATAGCTGAAGAGCTTGTGGCAAGGCTTAACGGAAGGCTCCCGGAGGAGATTGCAGAGGTCAAGGCCGTGAACGGCTACATAAACTTCTACCTCGACTACGAGAGGTTTGGGAGGAAGCTCGTGGGCGAGATACTGGAAAAGGGCGCCGCCTATGGTGAGAAGGACATAGGGAAGGGCAGGAAGGTCATCGTAGAGCACACCTCGGTGAACCCGACAAAGCCGCTCCACATGGGGCACGCGAGGAACGCCGTTTTGGGGGATACAATGGCGAGGATTATGAGGAAGCTCGGCTACACCGTCGAGGTTCAGAACTACATAGACGACCTCGGAGTCCAGTTCGCCCAGGTTCTCTGGGGCTACCTCAACCTTAAGGAGGAGTTCGAGAGGATTGAGGCCGGGCTGAGGGAGAAGGGCCTCAAGGAGGACTTCATAGACCACACCCTGGGCCTGCTCTACGTCGAGGTGAACAGGCGCATAGAGGAGAACCCCGGGGTGGACAGGCAGGTCCGCGAGCTGATGAAGAAACTGGAAGAGGGGGACAGCGGGATAGCAGAAACAGGCAGAAAACTGGCCGAGAGGGTCGTTAAAGCCCAAATGCTCACAACCTACCGCATGGGGATAACCTACGACCTCCTCAGCTGGGAGAGCGACATAGTGAAGAGCGGAATCTTCGGCGAGGCCTACGGGCTCTTAGAGGCCAACGAGAACTTCTTCTGGGCGGAGGAAGGGAAGTACAAAGGAGCTTTTGTAATGGACTTGAGGAAGCTCTTCCCGGACATGAAGAACCCGTTTTTGGTGCTCAGGAGGAGCGACGGGACTGCAACCTACACAGGCAAGGACATAGCCTACCACCTCTGGAAGTTCGGCAAGGTTAAGGCGGACATGCTCTACAAACCCTGGGACAGGAAGGGAGACCACGAGACCTGGACGACGGCTCCAGATGGGGAGGAGATGCCCGGGAAGTTCGGGAGGGCCGATATAGTTATAAATGTGATCGGGGCGGAGCAGAAGCACCCTCAGATGGCGATAAAGTACGCCCTCCAGCTGCTCGGCTTCGAGGACTCGGCGAAGAACTTCTACCACTTAGCCTACGAGCACGTGGTCAGGCCGGAGGGTTCCTTCTCGGGCAGGAAGGGGACGTGGGTCGGCTTCACCGTTGATGAAGTGCTCAACGAGGCCGTTCAGAGGGCGAGGGAGCTGGTGGAGCAGAAGAACCCTGGCCTGAGCGAGGAGGAGAAGGACGAGATAGCGGAGGCCGTTGGCGTTGGAGCGGTGCGCTTCAACCTCGTCAAGTACAGCCCCGATAAGATAATCACCTTCCGCTGGGAGGATGTTCTCAACTTCGAAGGTGAAAGCGCGCCATACATCCAGTACGCCCACGCGCGCTGTGCCTCAATTATTAAAAAGGCCGAGGAGAGCGGCATAAACACGGACTGGAGGAGCCTCCTTGAGAAAGCCGACTTCTCAAAGCTCACCCTCCGCGAGAAAGAGCTGATAAAGCTCCTCACCAGGTTCCCGGAGGTCGTTGAGCAGGCAGGCAAAGACGTCAAGCCGCACCTGGTTCCAGCTTACCTCAACGAGCTGGCAAGCCTCTTCAACAGGTTCTACATGGATCACCCGGTGCTCAAGGCCGAGGAAGGAATCGTGGAGGAGAGGCTTCTCCTCGTGATGGCTGTAAAACAGGTCCTCAGGAATGGGCTGGAGCTCCTCGGCATAGAGGCGCCGGAGAAGATGTGA